From a region of the Enterobacter cancerogenus genome:
- a CDS encoding efflux RND transporter periplasmic adaptor subunit, which produces MKTITTSIAALLLLTGCDNAQTSAPQHPLPEVGIVTLMSQPVSVVSELTGRTTAAMSAEVRPQVGGIIQKRLFIEGDTVKAGQALYQIDPSSYRAAYDEAAAALKQAQALVQADCQKAQRYAQLVKDDGVSRQDAEDAKATCAQDKASVESKKAAQESARINLNWTTITAPIAGRIGISSVTPGALVTAQQDTALATIRGLDSMYVDLTRSSADLLRLRKQTLTTNRDTLSVSLILEDGSTYSEKGRLALTEVAVDESTGSVTLRAVFPNPQHQLLPGMFVRARVDEGIMSDAILAPQQGVTRDAKGTATALVVNASNKVEQRQLETGDTYGDKWLVLSGLKAGDKLIVEGTDKVTAGQEVKAEEMKATGGNA; this is translated from the coding sequence ATGAAAACCATAACAACCTCCATCGCGGCATTACTCCTCCTGACAGGGTGTGATAATGCGCAAACATCTGCTCCCCAGCATCCTCTTCCGGAAGTGGGAATTGTGACACTCATGAGCCAACCGGTCTCCGTTGTCAGCGAACTGACTGGCCGCACCACCGCCGCGATGAGCGCCGAAGTGCGCCCGCAGGTGGGCGGCATTATTCAAAAACGACTCTTCATCGAAGGTGACACAGTAAAGGCCGGGCAGGCGCTGTATCAGATCGATCCTTCCAGCTACCGCGCGGCTTATGATGAAGCAGCCGCAGCGCTGAAGCAGGCGCAAGCCCTGGTGCAGGCCGACTGTCAGAAAGCCCAACGCTATGCGCAACTGGTAAAAGACGATGGTGTGTCGCGTCAGGATGCGGAAGACGCGAAAGCGACCTGCGCGCAGGACAAAGCGAGCGTCGAGTCAAAAAAGGCCGCGCAGGAGAGCGCCCGCATCAACCTTAACTGGACCACCATCACCGCGCCGATTGCCGGACGCATCGGTATCTCTTCTGTCACCCCCGGCGCACTGGTGACTGCCCAGCAGGATACTGCGCTGGCCACCATTCGCGGGCTGGATAGCATGTACGTTGATTTGACCCGCTCCAGTGCCGATCTGCTGCGATTGCGTAAGCAAACCCTCACCACCAATCGCGATACGCTGAGCGTGTCGTTGATTCTTGAAGATGGCAGCACCTACAGCGAAAAAGGCCGTCTTGCGTTGACCGAAGTGGCAGTGGATGAATCTACCGGCTCAGTCACCCTGCGCGCCGTCTTCCCGAACCCGCAGCATCAGCTTCTGCCGGGGATGTTTGTCCGCGCCAGAGTGGATGAAGGCATCATGAGCGATGCGATCCTCGCGCCACAGCAGGGCGTCACCCGCGACGCCAAAGGCACCGCCACCGCGCTGGTGGTGAACGCAAGCAACAAGGTTGAACAGCGTCAACTGGAAACCGGTGACACTTACGGCGATAAATGGCTGGTACTGAGCGGTCTGAAAGCTGGCGACAAGCTGATTGTGGAAGGCACCGACAAAGTCACCGCCGGTCAGGAAGTGAAAGCCGAAGAGATGAAAGCCACCGGAGGAAACGCCTGA
- a CDS encoding efflux RND transporter permease subunit, producing the protein MFSRFFVRRPVFAWVIAILIMLAGMLAIRTLPVAQYPDVAPPSIKISATYTGASAQTLENSVTQVIEQQLTGLDNLLYFTSTSSSDGSVSINVTFEQGTDPDTAQVQVQNKVQQAESRLPTEVQQSGITVEKSQSNFLLIMGVYDKTDAASSSDIADWLVSNMQDPLARVDGVGSLQVFGAEYAMRIWLDPAKLASYSLMPSDVQSAIEAQNVQVSAGKIGALPSSNAQQLTATVRAQSRLQTVDQFKKIIVKSQSNGAVVHISDVARVEMGSEDYTATAKLNGHPAAGMAVMLSPGANALNTATAVKDKIAEFKKSMPEGYDVAYPKDSTEFIKISVEDVIQTLFEAIILVVVVMYLFLQNIRATLIPALAVPVVLLGTFGVLALFGYSINTLTLFAMVLAIGLLVDDAIVVVENVERIMRDEGLPAREATEKSMGEISGALIAIALVLSAVFLPMAFFGGSTGVIYRQFSVTIISAMFLSVVVALTLTPALCGSILSHTAAHKKGFFGAFNRFYSKTEHGYQNKVLRALRRSGSMLAVYALLCGAMGFAMLKLPGSFLPTEDQGEIMVQYTLPAGATAVRTAEISRQVREWFLTKEKANTDVIFTIEGFSFSGSGQNAGMAFVSLKNWSERKGDENTAQAIALRATQELSTIRDATIFAMTPPAVDGLGQSNGFTFELMASGGTDRDALLKMRNQLIGQANQDSSLHAVRANDLPQMPQLQVDIDNNKAVSLGLSLSDVTDTLSSAWGGTYVNDFIDRGRVKKVYIQGDSDYRAVPSDLNKWYVRGSDSTMTPFSAFATTRWEYGPESLVRYNGSAAYEIQGENASGASSGTAMNKMEQLANSLPSGSTWAWSGLSLQEKLASGQAMSLYALSILVVFLCLAALYESWSVPISVILVIPLGVLGAAVAASLRGLNNDVYFQVALLTTIGLSSKNAILIVEFAEAKVAEGYSLTRAALRAAQTRLRPIIMTSLAFIAGVTPLAVATGAGANSRVAIGTGIIGGTLAATLLAIFFVPLFFVLVKRLFSGKHANRRS; encoded by the coding sequence ATGTTTTCCCGTTTCTTTGTGCGTCGCCCGGTTTTTGCCTGGGTTATCGCCATTCTCATCATGCTCGCCGGGATGCTCGCCATCCGTACGCTGCCGGTGGCGCAGTATCCGGACGTGGCCCCGCCGTCGATTAAAATATCCGCTACCTATACCGGTGCGTCTGCGCAAACGCTGGAAAACAGCGTGACGCAGGTGATAGAGCAACAGCTGACCGGGCTGGATAACCTGCTCTACTTCACCTCCACCAGCAGCTCGGACGGGTCGGTAAGCATTAATGTCACTTTCGAGCAGGGAACCGATCCTGACACCGCTCAGGTGCAGGTACAGAACAAAGTCCAGCAGGCGGAATCGCGCCTGCCGACCGAGGTACAGCAGTCCGGGATCACCGTTGAAAAATCCCAGAGCAACTTCCTGCTGATCATGGGCGTATACGACAAAACCGACGCCGCCAGCAGCTCGGATATCGCCGACTGGCTGGTGAGTAATATGCAGGATCCGCTGGCGCGCGTGGACGGCGTCGGTAGCCTGCAGGTGTTCGGTGCCGAATACGCGATGCGCATCTGGCTCGACCCGGCGAAACTGGCGTCGTACTCGCTGATGCCGTCCGACGTGCAGAGCGCGATTGAAGCCCAGAACGTACAGGTCTCCGCCGGTAAAATTGGTGCGCTGCCTTCGTCGAACGCTCAGCAGCTGACCGCTACCGTTCGTGCCCAGTCGCGTCTGCAGACGGTCGATCAGTTTAAAAAGATCATCGTGAAGAGTCAGTCTAACGGTGCGGTGGTGCACATTAGCGACGTCGCCCGCGTGGAGATGGGTAGCGAAGATTACACCGCCACCGCGAAGCTAAACGGCCATCCGGCTGCGGGTATGGCGGTCATGCTCTCGCCGGGCGCGAACGCGCTGAACACCGCCACGGCGGTGAAAGATAAAATCGCAGAGTTCAAAAAGTCGATGCCGGAAGGCTATGACGTGGCCTACCCGAAAGACAGCACTGAGTTCATTAAGATCTCCGTTGAGGACGTTATTCAGACCCTGTTTGAAGCCATTATCCTCGTGGTAGTCGTGATGTATCTCTTCCTGCAGAACATCCGCGCCACGTTGATCCCGGCGCTGGCGGTGCCGGTCGTTCTGCTGGGCACCTTCGGCGTGCTGGCGCTGTTCGGTTACTCCATCAACACCCTGACGCTGTTTGCGATGGTGCTGGCCATCGGTCTGCTGGTGGATGACGCCATCGTGGTGGTAGAAAACGTCGAACGTATTATGCGCGACGAAGGGCTGCCCGCCCGGGAAGCCACCGAAAAATCGATGGGAGAAATCTCCGGCGCGTTAATCGCGATTGCGCTGGTGCTCTCTGCGGTATTTCTGCCGATGGCCTTCTTCGGCGGCTCCACCGGCGTAATTTACCGTCAGTTCTCGGTCACCATCATTTCGGCGATGTTCCTCTCCGTGGTAGTGGCATTGACGTTGACCCCGGCACTCTGCGGCTCGATTCTGAGCCACACCGCTGCGCATAAAAAAGGCTTCTTCGGCGCGTTCAACCGCTTCTACAGCAAAACCGAACACGGCTATCAAAATAAGGTCCTGCGCGCCCTGCGCCGCTCCGGCAGCATGCTGGCCGTTTACGCTCTGCTCTGCGGCGCGATGGGGTTCGCCATGCTGAAACTGCCTGGCAGCTTCCTGCCGACCGAAGATCAGGGTGAAATCATGGTGCAGTACACCTTGCCTGCAGGCGCAACCGCGGTGCGTACCGCAGAGATCAGCCGCCAGGTACGAGAGTGGTTCCTCACCAAAGAAAAAGCCAATACCGATGTGATTTTTACGATTGAAGGCTTCAGCTTTAGCGGTAGCGGCCAGAATGCCGGTATGGCGTTCGTCTCACTGAAAAACTGGTCAGAGCGTAAAGGCGATGAGAATACCGCTCAGGCCATAGCCCTGCGCGCCACGCAGGAGCTGAGCACCATCCGCGATGCGACCATCTTTGCCATGACGCCCCCGGCGGTTGACGGCCTCGGCCAGAGCAACGGCTTTACCTTTGAGCTGATGGCCAGCGGCGGCACCGACCGCGACGCGCTCCTGAAAATGCGTAACCAGTTGATTGGTCAAGCCAACCAGGACAGCTCGCTGCACGCCGTGCGCGCCAACGATCTGCCGCAGATGCCGCAGCTTCAGGTGGATATTGATAATAACAAAGCCGTCTCGCTGGGGCTGTCCCTGAGCGACGTCACCGACACCCTCTCCAGCGCCTGGGGCGGGACCTACGTGAACGACTTTATCGATCGCGGTCGCGTGAAAAAGGTCTACATCCAGGGCGACAGCGACTATCGCGCCGTGCCATCGGATCTCAACAAGTGGTATGTGCGTGGCAGCGACAGCACCATGACCCCGTTCTCCGCCTTCGCCACCACCCGCTGGGAGTATGGCCCGGAAAGTCTGGTGCGCTACAACGGCTCGGCGGCGTATGAAATCCAGGGCGAAAACGCCAGCGGCGCCAGTTCAGGCACGGCGATGAACAAAATGGAGCAACTGGCGAACAGCCTGCCGTCCGGCAGCACCTGGGCGTGGAGCGGTTTGTCGTTGCAGGAAAAGCTGGCGAGCGGCCAGGCAATGAGCCTGTACGCCCTCTCCATCCTGGTGGTCTTCCTGTGTCTGGCGGCGCTGTACGAGAGCTGGTCTGTGCCGATTTCGGTCATCCTCGTGATCCCGCTTGGGGTGCTGGGCGCGGCCGTTGCCGCCTCCCTGCGCGGCCTGAACAACGACGTCTATTTCCAGGTGGCGCTACTGACCACCATCGGTCTGTCGTCGAAGAATGCCATTCTGATTGTGGAGTTTGCCGAAGCTAAAGTTGCCGAAGGCTACTCCCTGACACGCGCCGCCCTGCGTGCCGCCCAGACGCGTCTGCGTCCGATCATCATGACCTCGCTGGCATTCATCGCAGGCGTGACGCCGCTGGCCGTGGCAACCGGGGCAGGTGCCAACAGCCGCGTGGCGATCGGTACCGGCATTATCGGCGGGACGCTGGCCGCGACGCTACTGGCCATCTTCTTCGTTCCCTTATTCTTCGTACTGGTGAAACGACTGTTCTCCGGTAAGCACGCAAACCGGAGGTCATAA
- a CDS encoding efflux transporter outer membrane subunit, with product MFRLSLLVVVLMSAGCVSLDPTYQRPDAPVPATLPGAHGEANAVVSQWQQVMNDARLKGVVTMALNSNRDVQKAIADIDAARALYGETRASLFPTVDAELSHTRSRTLASGVATSDEANGAVSSFELDLFGRNQSLSRAARETWLASEFTAQNTRLTMVSELTTAWVTLAADNSNLALAKSTLESAANSLRIVKRQQDVGVAAATDVSEAMAVYQQARASVASYQTLVMQDKNALNLLAGTTVPDNLLPGTLESLSDNAITLIPAGVSSSTLLRRPDIQEAEHNLLSANANIGAARANFFPTISLTASAGVGSDSLSSLFNHGMKVWSFAPSITLPLFSGGNNMAQLRYAQAEKKGLIATYEKTIQSAFKDVADALARRETLSEQLDAQREYVAAEQKTLDVATRSYQAGAGDYLTVLTAQRSLWSAQSSLIALQQTDLENRITLWQSLGGGLH from the coding sequence ATGTTTCGTCTCTCTCTTTTAGTCGTAGTCCTGATGAGCGCAGGCTGTGTGTCGTTAGACCCAACGTATCAGCGTCCGGACGCTCCGGTCCCGGCCACGCTGCCCGGCGCGCACGGCGAGGCTAACGCCGTGGTGAGTCAGTGGCAGCAGGTCATGAACGATGCGCGCCTGAAAGGCGTCGTGACGATGGCGCTCAACAGCAACCGCGACGTACAAAAAGCGATTGCGGATATCGACGCCGCCCGCGCCTTGTACGGCGAAACGCGCGCGTCCCTGTTCCCAACGGTGGATGCAGAGCTGAGCCATACCCGCAGCCGCACGCTGGCAAGCGGCGTCGCGACAAGCGATGAAGCCAATGGCGCGGTGTCCAGCTTTGAACTGGACCTGTTTGGCCGCAATCAGAGTCTCTCCCGCGCCGCGCGTGAAACCTGGCTCGCCAGTGAATTCACCGCGCAGAACACGCGCCTGACGATGGTCAGCGAGCTGACCACGGCCTGGGTGACGCTGGCGGCGGATAACAGCAATCTGGCCCTGGCGAAATCCACCCTGGAAAGCGCTGCGAATTCGCTGCGGATTGTGAAGCGCCAGCAGGACGTTGGCGTCGCGGCGGCCACGGACGTCAGTGAAGCGATGGCGGTTTATCAACAGGCGCGCGCCAGCGTGGCGAGCTACCAGACGCTTGTGATGCAGGATAAAAACGCGCTCAATCTGCTGGCAGGCACGACGGTGCCGGACAACCTGTTGCCCGGCACGCTGGAGAGCCTGAGCGACAACGCCATCACGCTGATCCCGGCGGGCGTCAGTTCCAGCACCCTGCTGCGCCGCCCGGATATTCAGGAGGCCGAACATAACCTGTTGAGCGCTAACGCCAATATTGGCGCGGCGCGCGCCAACTTCTTCCCGACCATTTCACTGACGGCCAGCGCGGGCGTCGGCAGCGACTCACTTTCATCTCTGTTCAACCATGGGATGAAAGTCTGGTCGTTCGCGCCGTCGATCACCCTGCCGCTGTTCAGCGGTGGCAACAATATGGCGCAGCTGCGTTACGCACAAGCGGAGAAAAAAGGGTTAATTGCCACCTACGAGAAAACCATCCAGAGCGCGTTTAAGGACGTTGCCGATGCACTGGCGCGTCGTGAAACGCTGAGCGAGCAGCTTGATGCCCAGCGTGAATACGTGGCGGCGGAGCAAAAAACGCTGGATGTCGCCACGCGCAGCTATCAGGCGGGCGCGGGAGATTATCTGACGGTACTCACCGCGCAGCGCTCGCTGTGGTCTGCACAATCGTCGCTGATCGCCCTACAGCAAACCGACCTGGAAAACCGTATCACGCTCTGGCAGTCGCTCGGTGGCGGACTTCATTAA
- a CDS encoding multidrug effflux MFS transporter yields the protein MTKLSFSFAAILGLLTAIGPLCSDFYLPALPEIATRLDTSTTLTQLSLTSALIGLGVGQLFFGPLSDRIGRKTPLLLSLLLFVLASVLCAIAQNIYALIGWRFVQGVAGAGGSVLARSIARDKYHGTMLTQFFALLMTVNGIAPVVSPVLGGFIASHFDWRMLFWVMAGAGLALLIASQWFIPETLTDKQSGGSLARTTRTVLKNRRFMRYCLIQAFMLAGLFSYIGASSFVMQSEYGLSAMQFSLLFGVNGIGLIVSALVFSRLARRHPAGGLMQMGLVLAVSCAGLTLLFAWMQLSVPALIALFFTVAFNSGISTIAGSEAMSAVDAKESGTASAILGMLMFLFGGIATPLAGIGGETMLKMSLAVTVSYGIALVIGTRSQNA from the coding sequence ATGACAAAACTCTCTTTCTCTTTTGCGGCCATACTGGGCCTGCTAACGGCAATCGGGCCCCTGTGTTCTGATTTTTATCTTCCGGCACTGCCGGAGATCGCCACCCGGCTCGACACGTCCACAACGCTGACGCAGCTTTCGCTGACCTCGGCACTGATCGGCCTGGGGGTCGGGCAGCTCTTTTTCGGCCCGCTAAGCGATCGTATCGGACGTAAAACGCCGCTGCTGTTATCACTTCTGCTGTTTGTGCTGGCTTCAGTACTTTGCGCGATCGCACAGAATATTTATGCCCTGATCGGCTGGCGCTTTGTGCAGGGCGTTGCGGGGGCGGGTGGCTCTGTTCTCGCGCGATCCATCGCCCGGGATAAGTATCACGGCACGATGCTAACGCAGTTTTTTGCTCTGCTGATGACGGTTAATGGCATCGCGCCCGTCGTGTCCCCGGTGCTCGGGGGCTTTATCGCGTCGCATTTCGACTGGCGGATGCTGTTCTGGGTGATGGCCGGGGCGGGTCTGGCGCTGCTGATTGCCAGCCAGTGGTTTATCCCTGAGACCCTCACCGATAAACAGAGCGGGGGATCGCTGGCGCGAACCACCAGAACGGTACTTAAAAATCGTCGATTCATGCGCTACTGCCTGATTCAGGCGTTCATGTTAGCAGGGCTGTTCTCCTACATCGGGGCATCCTCATTTGTGATGCAAAGCGAATATGGCCTGAGCGCAATGCAGTTCAGCCTGCTATTCGGCGTGAACGGTATCGGTCTTATCGTCTCGGCGCTGGTGTTTTCCCGTCTTGCACGGCGGCATCCGGCGGGAGGATTGATGCAAATGGGCCTGGTTCTGGCCGTGTCCTGCGCGGGGCTGACGTTGCTCTTTGCCTGGATGCAGCTTTCCGTACCAGCACTGATCGCACTCTTTTTCACCGTCGCCTTTAACAGTGGAATCAGCACCATTGCGGGTTCAGAAGCGATGAGCGCAGTCGATGCGAAAGAGTCCGGTACAGCATCGGCCATTCTGGGCATGCTGATGTTTTTATTTGGGGGGATCGCAACGCCCCTCGCCGGTATCGGCGGGGAAACGATGCTGAAAATGAGTCTCGCGGTGACGGTGAGCTATGGCATTGCATTGGTCATCGGTACTCGCTCGCAGAATGCATAA
- a CDS encoding YicS family protein, protein MKATHLVCLLICMLFAAFVHAQEKDNPAKEAQIKQQVMKDIKKTCTPQKKQSDKAWQAMILSSEANQLLIKNAVTAMKRDNLDGYWDAVSQVDCMEDY, encoded by the coding sequence ATGAAAGCTACACACCTGGTTTGCCTGCTCATCTGCATGCTGTTTGCCGCCTTCGTTCACGCGCAGGAGAAGGACAATCCGGCGAAAGAGGCCCAGATCAAACAGCAGGTGATGAAAGACATTAAGAAAACCTGCACGCCGCAGAAGAAGCAGAGCGACAAGGCGTGGCAGGCGATGATTTTATCGTCCGAGGCCAATCAGCTGCTGATCAAAAATGCCGTCACCGCCATGAAACGCGACAACCTCGACGGCTACTGGGACGCGGTGAGTCAGGTGGATTGTATGGAGGATTATTAA
- a CDS encoding LacI family DNA-binding transcriptional regulator translates to MSTINDVSRLAGVSKATVSRVLSGSRGVKEASRQAVLKAVDELNYRPNVIAQSLLSQSTGCIGVICAQENINQTTGYLYALEKHLSQHQKHLLLRFAHTKAEVMHALEELSCGLCDDILVIGARFPLDIEMDNVILVDCMEADNANSIQFDHAFAAETACNFLTSQGRRQIALIHPHGSGFADQVLLGYKHALEKNFLPFNRNLVFMDATSSSVALQELLNNASTLNFNALLVVDEQEAQRVIPQLQAFNKSVPDDIMVFSLAGSLQLPGIPVIPAIEYSMDAMAARIVSWLNEKTQMLGSYVLRGDLIIPERRKR, encoded by the coding sequence ATGTCTACAATCAACGATGTATCGCGTCTGGCCGGGGTGTCCAAAGCCACGGTATCACGGGTGTTGAGCGGATCGCGTGGCGTGAAAGAGGCCAGCCGCCAGGCCGTTTTAAAAGCGGTGGATGAGCTGAACTATCGTCCCAACGTGATTGCCCAGTCGCTGCTGAGCCAGTCAACGGGCTGTATCGGCGTGATTTGCGCCCAGGAGAACATCAACCAGACCACGGGTTATCTCTACGCGCTGGAAAAACACCTCAGCCAGCATCAAAAGCATCTGCTGCTGCGCTTTGCGCACACCAAAGCGGAAGTGATGCACGCCCTGGAAGAGCTCTCCTGCGGGTTATGCGATGACATTCTGGTGATTGGCGCGCGTTTCCCGCTGGATATCGAAATGGACAATGTCATCCTGGTTGACTGCATGGAAGCCGATAACGCCAACAGCATTCAGTTCGATCACGCCTTTGCCGCCGAAACGGCCTGCAACTTTCTCACCAGCCAGGGACGACGCCAGATTGCCCTGATCCACCCGCACGGCAGCGGTTTTGCCGATCAGGTGCTGCTCGGCTACAAGCACGCGCTGGAGAAAAACTTCCTGCCCTTTAACCGCAACCTTGTCTTTATGGACGCGACCTCGTCCTCCGTTGCGCTGCAGGAGTTACTCAACAATGCGAGCACGCTGAACTTCAACGCGCTGCTGGTGGTGGATGAACAAGAAGCCCAGCGGGTGATCCCGCAACTGCAGGCGTTTAATAAATCCGTTCCGGACGACATCATGGTCTTTAGCCTGGCCGGTTCGCTGCAGCTGCCGGGCATTCCGGTGATCCCGGCGATTGAATATTCCATGGACGCCATGGCGGCGCGCATCGTGAGCTGGCTGAATGAGAAAACGCAGATGCTGGGGTCGTACGTGCTGCGCGGGGATTTGATTATCCCGGAAAGGCGTAAGCGCTGA
- a CDS encoding PTS sugar transporter subunit IIB, producing MFKIMLCCSAGMSTSLLVSKMVEEANARGLPVKIDAYGVSEFDTQFPHYQVVLLGPQVKYMLKTLSDKAATQGIPVQAIEMMDYGMQRGDKVLDYALSLIEAAH from the coding sequence ATGTTCAAGATTATGCTGTGTTGTTCAGCCGGGATGTCCACCAGCCTGCTGGTCAGCAAAATGGTCGAAGAAGCGAATGCGCGTGGGCTACCAGTCAAGATTGATGCCTACGGCGTGTCCGAATTTGACACGCAGTTTCCGCATTACCAGGTGGTGCTTCTCGGACCGCAGGTGAAATACATGTTAAAGACACTCTCAGACAAGGCGGCGACGCAAGGCATTCCGGTACAGGCCATCGAGATGATGGACTACGGCATGCAGCGTGGCGATAAAGTACTGGACTATGCTCTGTCGCTCATTGAAGCGGCACACTAA
- a CDS encoding PTS sugar transporter subunit IIC, which produces MSSLYQSMVAVIEQSITPLAAKLGQQKYVIAIRDGFTAALPFMIIGSFMLVFIFPPFSADTTNSFARGWLDFSQTYREQLMLPFNLSMGVMTFFISVGIGASLGRQFNLDPVMSGLLAFMAFLLVAAPYADGKISTQYLSGQGIFTALITAIYSTRVYAWLKQNNVTIRLPKEVPTGVARSFEILIPVMVVIGTLHPLNLFIEAQTGMIIPQAIMHLLEPLVSASDSLPAILLSVLLCQIFWFAGIHGSLIVTGIMNPFWMANLSANQAALAAGAALPHVYLQGFWDHYLLIGGVGSTLPLAFLLLRSRVTHLRTIGKMGVVPSFFNINEPILFGAPIIMNPMLFIPFVFVPLINACLAYGATKLGWLAQVVSLTPWTTPAPIGASWAANWALSPVVMCVVCMVMSALMYLPFLRAYERTLMKNEEQKAQATVGVAETASH; this is translated from the coding sequence ATGAGTTCGTTATATCAATCCATGGTCGCGGTGATTGAGCAATCGATTACCCCGCTGGCCGCAAAGCTCGGTCAGCAGAAGTATGTGATTGCCATTCGCGACGGCTTTACCGCCGCGCTGCCGTTTATGATCATCGGCTCGTTCATGCTGGTGTTCATCTTCCCGCCGTTCTCGGCGGATACGACCAACAGTTTCGCCCGCGGCTGGCTGGATTTCTCCCAGACCTACCGTGAACAGCTGATGCTGCCGTTTAACCTCAGCATGGGCGTGATGACCTTCTTCATTTCGGTGGGGATTGGCGCGAGCCTCGGACGTCAGTTTAACCTCGACCCGGTGATGTCCGGCCTGCTGGCGTTTATGGCGTTCCTGCTGGTTGCCGCGCCCTATGCCGACGGTAAGATCTCGACCCAGTATCTGTCGGGCCAGGGCATCTTCACCGCGCTGATCACCGCCATCTACTCCACCCGCGTGTATGCGTGGCTTAAGCAAAACAACGTGACCATCCGCCTGCCAAAAGAAGTGCCGACCGGCGTGGCGCGCTCGTTTGAAATCCTGATCCCGGTGATGGTGGTGATTGGCACCCTGCATCCGCTGAACCTGTTTATCGAAGCGCAAACCGGGATGATTATCCCACAGGCGATCATGCACCTGCTGGAGCCGCTGGTGTCGGCGTCGGATTCCCTGCCCGCCATTCTGCTCTCCGTGCTGCTGTGCCAGATCTTCTGGTTTGCTGGCATTCACGGCTCGCTGATTGTCACCGGCATCATGAACCCGTTCTGGATGGCGAACCTGTCGGCAAACCAGGCCGCACTGGCTGCCGGTGCCGCTCTGCCGCACGTTTATCTGCAGGGCTTCTGGGACCACTACCTGCTGATTGGTGGCGTCGGTTCTACCCTGCCGCTGGCGTTCCTGCTGCTGCGCAGCCGCGTCACACACCTGCGTACCATCGGTAAAATGGGCGTGGTGCCCAGCTTCTTTAACATCAACGAACCGATCCTGTTCGGCGCGCCGATCATCATGAACCCGATGCTGTTTATCCCGTTCGTGTTTGTGCCGCTGATCAACGCCTGTCTGGCCTACGGTGCCACTAAGCTCGGCTGGCTGGCGCAGGTGGTGTCGTTAACCCCATGGACCACTCCCGCACCGATTGGTGCCTCGTGGGCGGCGAACTGGGCATTAAGCCCGGTGGTGATGTGCGTGGTCTGTATGGTGATGTCCGCGCTGATGTACCTGCCGTTCCTGCGTGCCTATGAGCGTACGCTGATGAAAAACGAAGAGCAGAAAGCCCAGGCCACCGTCGGCGTCGCTGAAACCGCAAGTCATTGA